The Candidatus Desulfofervidus auxilii region GTAGAGTTAGATAAGGTCGTAATAAACATAGGAGTGGGGGAAAGTGGGGAGAAGTTAAAGAATGCAGAGCGGATATTGGAGCAAATAACGGGTCAGAAGCCTGTTGAAACGCTTGCTAAACGCACAATTCAGCCATTTGGCATAAAAAAGGGCGAGCCAATTGGGTGCAAAGTCACGCTTCGCAAGGAAAAGGCGTATGAATTCCTGCGAAAAGTGTTCAAAATTCAGAACAGGCTTTACGAGAGCCAGTTTGATGCCTTCGGAAATCTCTCCTTCGGGATTGAGGAGCATACCGACCTCGGCATTCCT contains the following coding sequences:
- a CDS encoding 50S ribosomal protein L5, whose translation is MRRVELDKVVINIGVGESGEKLKNAERILEQITGQKPVETLAKRTIQPFGIKKGEPIGCKVTLRKEKAYEFLRKVFKIQNRLYESQFDAFGNLSFGIEEHTDLGIPYDPAVGIFGMDVSVSLKRPGFRIKERRIQRRKIPKKQRITREEGINFFIREFGVNVIEE